In one Pseudarthrobacter sp. NBSH8 genomic region, the following are encoded:
- a CDS encoding DNA/RNA non-specific endonuclease, protein MTTAQQRLQESPMLRAALEKQVAGGLLARMGLSSLAVTGLGSHPARSTADQLENVSSMDDLEAIVQRVGRPPLLIKNNQVVLGAGQDDSLDDFPPGTDARIRGTEKTIPSVGRVEFANFRLAWGGTGWVIAAEGADRIVVTNRHVAALVARRTADGQGIFMRDPSQIRYGASLDFNEEFGSLASEATPFTVVDVPYLADTTSPDVAFLRITGKNLPSPLALADSDAAVGDLVALVGYPAYDDRNDASDMARYFRDLYDVTRYAPGKILQALAPGVALRYDCTSLGGNSGSPLIRLVDGKVVGLHYSGIYGRFNSAVGVGTLRDLLDGRRPISITAADAGTAEARRDGIHNPTDLAGRAGYDPHFLGTGDLAAPWPVISSTLAADLATPSDELPSQPSEIRYTHFGVKFSRSRSQPAMTAVNIDGQHHVAIKRGDDRWFQDGRIPLTIQLRKEDYAHPDIDRGHLVRREDPNWDDTPPAGGPGEEANGLARRANDDTFHYTNAAVQHGDFNSSSQLWLGLENYILTSIKTHGFKACVFTGPVMREDDQQIAPGVIAPREFWKLVVMEASGTRALHATAYVISQGEMIRELLERRARTEAVEGFVLGAYRTFQIAIADLAESTGHDFSRYVPFDPLGAVAAQEEAAHVEPRYLPLDAVHQIVL, encoded by the coding sequence ATGACAACGGCGCAACAGCGGCTGCAGGAATCCCCAATGCTGAGGGCCGCCCTCGAAAAACAGGTCGCCGGCGGCCTCCTCGCACGAATGGGGCTCTCTAGCCTCGCCGTAACCGGCCTTGGCAGCCACCCGGCCAGAAGCACGGCCGACCAACTCGAAAACGTCAGCTCAATGGACGACCTCGAAGCGATTGTGCAGCGCGTGGGCCGTCCACCCCTGCTGATCAAGAACAACCAAGTGGTCCTCGGCGCGGGGCAGGACGACAGCCTGGACGATTTCCCGCCCGGAACGGACGCCCGGATCCGCGGCACGGAGAAGACCATCCCATCGGTCGGCCGGGTTGAGTTCGCCAATTTCCGCTTGGCCTGGGGCGGAACAGGTTGGGTCATTGCGGCGGAAGGCGCCGATCGGATCGTGGTCACCAACCGTCATGTGGCCGCGCTTGTGGCACGTCGCACGGCCGACGGGCAGGGGATCTTCATGCGCGACCCATCCCAGATTCGCTATGGAGCGTCGCTCGACTTCAACGAAGAGTTCGGCAGCCTCGCCAGCGAGGCGACGCCCTTCACTGTTGTCGACGTCCCCTACCTCGCCGACACAACGTCTCCCGATGTGGCGTTCCTGCGGATCACGGGGAAGAACCTGCCATCACCGTTGGCGCTCGCGGACAGTGATGCCGCCGTCGGCGATCTCGTTGCACTTGTTGGCTACCCTGCGTATGACGACCGCAATGACGCCTCTGACATGGCGAGGTATTTCCGCGATCTGTACGACGTTACGCGATATGCACCCGGGAAGATCCTGCAGGCCCTGGCGCCCGGGGTTGCCTTGCGTTACGACTGCACCAGCCTCGGGGGCAACTCAGGCTCGCCGCTGATCCGTCTGGTGGATGGCAAGGTGGTGGGCCTGCACTACTCCGGAATTTATGGGCGCTTCAACAGCGCGGTGGGGGTTGGGACGCTGCGGGACCTGCTCGACGGCAGGCGTCCCATTTCGATCACTGCCGCCGACGCGGGGACTGCCGAGGCACGCCGGGACGGAATCCATAACCCAACAGACCTTGCGGGTCGCGCCGGCTACGATCCCCATTTCCTGGGTACGGGTGACCTCGCGGCTCCGTGGCCGGTCATATCGAGTACCCTCGCCGCCGATCTGGCAACGCCGAGCGACGAACTCCCGAGCCAGCCGTCCGAGATCCGTTACACACACTTCGGGGTGAAGTTCTCCCGCAGCCGCAGCCAGCCGGCAATGACGGCGGTCAACATCGACGGACAGCATCACGTTGCCATCAAGCGCGGGGACGATAGATGGTTCCAGGACGGGCGGATCCCCCTCACCATCCAGCTTCGCAAGGAGGATTACGCCCACCCGGACATTGACCGCGGTCATCTGGTCCGGCGCGAGGATCCGAACTGGGACGACACACCGCCGGCCGGTGGCCCCGGGGAGGAAGCGAACGGGCTCGCCCGGAGGGCCAACGACGACACTTTCCACTATACGAACGCCGCCGTCCAGCACGGTGACTTCAATTCCAGTTCCCAGCTTTGGCTCGGACTTGAAAATTACATCCTGACGAGCATCAAGACGCACGGCTTCAAGGCGTGCGTCTTCACAGGGCCGGTGATGCGGGAAGACGACCAACAGATCGCACCGGGCGTGATCGCGCCACGGGAGTTCTGGAAGCTTGTGGTCATGGAGGCCTCCGGGACGCGCGCGCTGCATGCGACGGCCTACGTGATCAGCCAAGGAGAAATGATTCGGGAGTTGCTCGAACGTCGCGCGCGGACGGAGGCCGTGGAGGGATTCGTCCTTGGCGCGTACCGCACGTTCCAAATCGCGATCGCCGACCTCGCCGAATCGACCGGACACGACTTCTCCCGGTATGTGCCGTTTGATCCGTTAGGAGCGGTGGCCGCCCAAGAAGAAGCAGCCCACGTCGAGCCGCGCTACCTCCCGCTCGACGCAGTCCACCAAATAGTGCTGTGA
- a CDS encoding BTAD domain-containing putative transcriptional regulator: MEAKHIDIIQRFGDPRFTCSKHFRPNRNQASMGDDGYGELKLDLLGSWRLRRGAVVLHVATRQQRLIAALAIRGPSLRSYLVGQLWPEYPDARALESLRVTVHLISRQVPGLMVNAGAMLSLTDHVEVDLHRIRARIRALGQAGFDGDVASSLHELRDAEVLPGWYEDWVIFEQSRLRQDRLRAFTAISRLSLARGNSEVAGAAAEAALEIEPLYEKAVGLLIAAEMRQGNPAAALSAYERYRGKLEEDMGLLPSDSVKSLIAGALDRQARAREERLPASVSWLTGEPALHHS; this comes from the coding sequence TTGGAAGCCAAGCATATTGACATTATCCAGCGTTTTGGGGATCCTCGTTTTACCTGCTCTAAACACTTCAGACCGAACCGGAATCAGGCTTCCATGGGCGACGACGGCTATGGAGAATTGAAATTGGATCTACTTGGGTCGTGGCGGCTTCGCCGGGGCGCGGTGGTCCTCCATGTTGCAACACGTCAGCAACGCCTTATCGCGGCGCTGGCCATCCGGGGTCCGAGCCTCCGCAGTTATCTCGTTGGTCAGTTGTGGCCGGAGTATCCTGATGCCCGGGCGCTGGAGAGTCTGCGTGTGACTGTTCACCTGATTTCACGGCAGGTGCCCGGTTTGATGGTCAATGCGGGCGCGATGCTGTCCCTGACCGATCACGTTGAGGTGGACCTGCATCGGATCCGCGCCCGGATCCGTGCCCTGGGCCAGGCCGGGTTTGACGGCGACGTTGCCTCCTCGTTGCATGAGTTGCGTGATGCGGAGGTGCTTCCGGGCTGGTATGAGGACTGGGTGATTTTTGAACAGAGCAGGCTGCGGCAAGATCGGCTTCGCGCTTTCACGGCAATTTCGCGTCTGTCACTCGCCCGGGGTAATTCTGAGGTGGCAGGGGCAGCTGCAGAAGCCGCGTTGGAAATTGAGCCGCTATATGAGAAAGCGGTAGGGCTTCTCATCGCTGCGGAGATGCGGCAGGGCAATCCCGCCGCTGCGCTTAGCGCCTACGAACGGTACCGGGGGAAACTTGAGGAGGACATGGGTCTCCTGCCTTCCGATTCCGTCAAAAGTCTCATAGCTGGCGCCCTTGACCGCCAAGCCCGGGCAAGGGAGGAGCGCCTACCGGCCAGCGTTTCCTGGCTGACCGGCGAGCCAGCCTTGCACCACTCGTAG
- a CDS encoding triacylglycerol lipase — MDKEYKMGYPGDDGRLPVIYVRGFAGSGSAINSAVDDPFYGFSQGSVHVRADSNGRAKFHQFESPMLRLVTDHKYEVPVHGDQWAFLNSVEAGTVNSASVWIHRFYDGSADSFSEEPESFSFENAARSLFNLIKLVLEKTGAPKVFLVAHSMGGLICRSLLQRVIPEALVDVGGEIDPAAGNRYVARVFTYATPHGGIRFAIGFGIFERIRDATGIQGTDVFGPDRMYDYLTPAALRLARTRDDFKPTELPDDGFPVDELFCLVGSNPEDYDVAFGLSSKAVGARSDGLVQIDNAAVRGAPLAVVHRSHSGRYGIVNSEEGYQNLQRFLFGDLKIQVELVGFTVGRAAPPEVEFQLDVGLAIRGLPVLVHEQSAAHFCPVQIEHWKEGDPIDSPVPLLTTFLSSKAPRPRVGGKEVPRLRHALKLRLMSITEKEGRFFFDDHMEQTEDWQDTLLVDIEAPSAGRPLPKAWAAWNSTIPTALRDWDPGHDDQLKDTDSTPERWQGRIDVPEFAKALLGVHAGIRLTVTPRKLILSK, encoded by the coding sequence TTGGATAAGGAATACAAGATGGGCTACCCGGGCGACGACGGCAGGCTCCCAGTGATTTATGTCCGGGGCTTCGCAGGCAGCGGATCGGCTATAAACAGCGCCGTGGACGATCCCTTTTATGGCTTCAGCCAGGGATCGGTACACGTCCGTGCTGACAGCAACGGAAGGGCGAAATTCCACCAGTTTGAATCCCCGATGCTGCGGCTGGTAACGGACCACAAATATGAGGTACCCGTTCACGGGGATCAGTGGGCTTTCCTGAACAGCGTGGAAGCCGGCACTGTGAATTCGGCGTCCGTGTGGATCCATCGTTTTTATGATGGATCCGCCGATTCGTTTTCTGAAGAGCCGGAGAGTTTTTCATTCGAGAACGCCGCCCGCAGCCTGTTCAACCTGATCAAACTCGTGTTGGAGAAGACGGGTGCGCCAAAGGTCTTTCTTGTTGCGCACTCCATGGGTGGGCTGATCTGCCGCTCACTCCTGCAGCGGGTCATCCCAGAAGCCCTCGTAGACGTAGGCGGGGAGATCGACCCCGCCGCAGGGAACAGGTATGTGGCAAGGGTGTTCACGTACGCCACGCCGCATGGGGGAATCCGCTTCGCAATAGGTTTCGGGATTTTTGAGCGCATCCGCGACGCCACAGGAATCCAGGGGACAGACGTCTTCGGCCCCGACCGGATGTATGACTACCTCACACCGGCAGCATTGAGACTGGCGCGGACGCGCGACGACTTCAAACCGACTGAGCTCCCAGATGACGGGTTTCCGGTGGACGAACTGTTCTGTCTGGTCGGTTCGAATCCAGAGGACTATGACGTGGCGTTCGGTCTGTCCTCTAAGGCGGTAGGAGCCCGCAGCGACGGCCTCGTCCAGATCGACAACGCCGCCGTTCGCGGGGCACCGCTGGCCGTGGTGCATCGCAGCCACAGCGGACGCTACGGCATCGTTAACTCAGAGGAGGGCTACCAGAACCTTCAGCGGTTCCTCTTCGGGGACCTCAAAATCCAGGTGGAGCTCGTGGGCTTTACTGTCGGCAGGGCCGCCCCACCCGAGGTCGAGTTCCAGCTCGACGTCGGACTGGCCATAAGGGGTCTACCCGTCCTGGTCCATGAGCAAAGCGCCGCCCACTTCTGTCCCGTCCAGATCGAGCACTGGAAAGAAGGGGACCCCATAGACTCACCCGTGCCGCTGCTGACGACCTTCCTTTCGTCGAAAGCACCCCGTCCGCGCGTGGGAGGCAAGGAAGTGCCCCGGTTGCGTCATGCGCTCAAACTCCGGCTGATGTCCATCACCGAAAAGGAAGGACGCTTCTTCTTTGACGACCATATGGAACAGACCGAGGACTGGCAGGACACCCTGCTAGTTGACATCGAAGCGCCCTCGGCAGGCCGGCCGCTGCCCAAAGCATGGGCCGCGTGGAACAGTACCATTCCTACCGCTCTCCGTGACTGGGACCCCGGCCACGATGATCAGCTGAAGGACACCGACAGCACACCCGAACGCTGGCAAGGACGCATCGACGTCCCGGAATTCGCTAAAGCCCTGCTTGGAGTCCACGCAGGCATCCGCCTCACCGTTACCCCACGGAAGCTCATCCTCTCAAAGTAG
- a CDS encoding P-loop NTPase fold protein: protein MTYVGHILLDVPAKNPSLGFTQIAQALSQIVQTSEPRFAVGIFGGWGSGKSTLMDEIEQLIAQDETAIIVRFNAWRYERESHLIVPLLDTIRSSLAEWATQVEHAAQQTKMREITRQIGQVVRALVRSTRIEIGVPSGPTFSLDPGKALDEFVTHPDDIGATAQSLYFGAFQQLTSAFSEVREAGLSRIVVFVDDLDRCLPQQSLTVLESMKLFFDMPGFIFVVGLDERVVESAVRTKFAGQPGGLNIDRQLERDYLKKMFQVPYTLPPLMAGQLDDLLQWLIVHGKLAPEQQIDLNVRVRKYLRYVATEGRINPREVKRYINAYTLNRMVRPDLEPDTMLALQTIDFRGDWEQIYEEVVLAEPDVFVDTLKRFRSGEDTAFEDIWPDVGVLPHEFSSFLRSGEAQTLSDTPDLGRYLSLMETTRSTAPWITDAMRDVGLLRAHVRDLDSGLIFGSASARDTAVQVKDTLGRLSSYTSTMTPDRRSRPLDRLYELMNILAPSGSSDSPPQGTTSQQIEDWRKAAGAAIDAMQTELRDIRQASAFSR from the coding sequence ATGACATACGTCGGCCACATCCTCCTCGATGTGCCCGCGAAGAATCCATCCCTCGGATTCACTCAGATTGCGCAGGCACTTTCCCAGATCGTTCAAACCAGTGAGCCTCGTTTCGCCGTTGGCATCTTCGGCGGCTGGGGTTCTGGTAAGAGCACGCTTATGGATGAGATCGAACAGCTCATTGCGCAAGATGAGACTGCGATCATCGTCCGATTCAACGCCTGGCGATATGAACGCGAATCGCATCTCATCGTTCCGCTCCTCGACACGATAAGGTCATCTCTCGCTGAATGGGCAACCCAGGTGGAGCACGCAGCGCAGCAAACCAAAATGAGGGAAATTACGCGGCAGATCGGGCAGGTTGTGAGGGCCCTCGTTCGCTCAACAAGAATTGAAATTGGCGTTCCCAGTGGACCCACGTTCTCCCTTGATCCGGGAAAAGCCCTAGACGAGTTCGTGACTCATCCTGACGATATTGGCGCCACCGCACAGTCCCTCTACTTTGGAGCCTTTCAACAGCTGACGTCGGCTTTTTCTGAAGTGCGGGAAGCTGGGCTGTCGCGGATTGTCGTGTTTGTCGATGACCTCGACCGCTGCCTCCCGCAGCAATCACTAACTGTCTTGGAGTCGATGAAGCTATTCTTCGACATGCCAGGCTTCATCTTTGTCGTTGGGCTTGATGAACGCGTGGTCGAATCGGCGGTCAGGACAAAGTTCGCAGGGCAACCTGGAGGACTGAACATTGATCGACAGCTGGAGCGGGACTACCTGAAGAAAATGTTCCAAGTCCCATACACACTTCCCCCTTTGATGGCTGGCCAGCTGGACGACCTTCTGCAGTGGCTCATCGTTCACGGCAAGCTGGCTCCTGAGCAACAGATCGACCTCAACGTACGGGTACGCAAATATCTGAGGTATGTAGCCACAGAAGGTCGAATCAATCCCCGAGAAGTCAAGCGCTACATCAATGCCTACACGCTCAACCGAATGGTCCGCCCGGATCTGGAGCCCGACACGATGCTCGCACTTCAGACAATTGACTTCCGCGGCGACTGGGAGCAGATCTATGAAGAGGTGGTACTGGCTGAACCAGATGTATTTGTCGACACGCTGAAGAGGTTCCGATCAGGTGAGGATACCGCTTTCGAAGACATCTGGCCCGACGTCGGAGTATTACCCCATGAATTCTCTAGTTTCCTTCGGTCCGGCGAGGCGCAGACTCTGTCGGATACACCCGATTTAGGACGCTACCTGTCGTTGATGGAAACAACCAGGAGTACTGCGCCGTGGATTACTGATGCAATGCGCGACGTCGGATTACTAAGAGCGCATGTCAGAGACCTCGACTCTGGCCTGATATTCGGCTCTGCAAGCGCCCGCGATACCGCTGTGCAGGTGAAGGACACTCTTGGGCGGCTGTCGAGCTACACATCGACAATGACGCCGGACCGCCGCAGCCGGCCTCTGGACAGGTTGTATGAACTGATGAACATTCTTGCCCCATCCGGCAGCTCCGATAGTCCACCCCAGGGGACAACATCCCAACAAATCGAAGATTGGCGCAAAGCGGCGGGCGCGGCGATCGACGCCATGCAAACGGAACTCCGCGACATTAGGCAGGCATCGGCTTTTAGCCGCTGA
- a CDS encoding RidA family protein, with the protein MSGIQRRWHEDGKPRPYTATATYGGIVWACGQVPTKADGSTPESLRDQVNVVFDNLERVLADAGANLSSILKITVFLADLDEFDEYNAAYLERFGDCTLPPRTTVEVSRFRGEKRIEMDAVAAAM; encoded by the coding sequence ATGAGCGGGATACAGCGTCGTTGGCACGAAGACGGAAAACCACGCCCCTACACGGCAACCGCAACCTACGGAGGAATCGTCTGGGCCTGCGGACAGGTCCCCACCAAGGCCGACGGATCTACTCCCGAGTCCCTGCGTGACCAAGTGAACGTAGTGTTCGACAACTTGGAAAGGGTCCTCGCCGATGCCGGGGCCAATCTGTCCAGCATCCTGAAGATCACAGTCTTCCTTGCGGATTTGGACGAATTTGATGAATACAACGCGGCCTATCTGGAACGTTTCGGCGATTGCACGCTCCCGCCACGCACCACCGTGGAGGTTTCGCGGTTCCGTGGGGAAAAGCGCATTGAAATGGATGCCGTAGCAGCAGCTATGTAA
- a CDS encoding membrane dipeptidase: MSSFQGPATVVDGPQIETVQSSSALNPGSGQNVAELHAAATIVDGLQINNWDRGVLEELRAGGISGVNATCAVWEGPADTLKAIGDWYQLAVQNPDLMVLAQNSQDIRQAKLDQRVAVLLGFQNTSSFGDDFRLVEVFHKLGVKVAQLTYNIQNLVGGACYEPEDSGLTRFGRTIVSEMNRVGMLIDLSHVGNRTSLDAVEASIAPVAITHSNPTWFVENPRNKPDEVIRAVTDKGGMLGCCLYPLVIGGKKTTLEQFCQMIARLVDDLGPGRVGLGSDCTRNWDNEYVGWLRNGRWQPPGEHKAAWPEWPEWFVGPEDFPRLTDGLVKVGLDEKTIRGVLGENWLSLFDDVFPGRKI, encoded by the coding sequence ATGTCTAGCTTCCAAGGTCCGGCCACTGTCGTTGACGGGCCACAAATCGAAACGGTTCAGAGCTCTTCGGCGTTGAACCCGGGGAGCGGGCAGAACGTTGCTGAACTCCATGCCGCGGCCACCATCGTCGACGGCCTACAGATTAACAATTGGGACCGAGGCGTCCTGGAGGAATTGCGCGCTGGCGGGATCAGCGGCGTCAACGCCACCTGCGCGGTCTGGGAAGGGCCGGCCGATACCCTGAAGGCCATCGGGGACTGGTATCAGCTTGCCGTACAGAATCCCGACCTGATGGTGCTGGCGCAGAACAGCCAGGATATCCGCCAGGCGAAACTGGACCAGCGTGTCGCGGTGCTGCTGGGATTCCAGAACACGAGCTCCTTCGGGGACGACTTCCGCCTGGTGGAGGTCTTCCACAAGCTGGGAGTGAAGGTTGCCCAACTGACCTACAACATCCAGAACCTGGTCGGTGGAGCCTGCTATGAACCCGAGGATTCCGGGCTGACTCGGTTCGGTCGAACCATCGTGTCCGAAATGAACCGTGTGGGCATGCTCATCGACCTCTCACACGTGGGTAACCGGACCTCCCTGGACGCGGTCGAGGCTTCGATTGCCCCAGTGGCAATCACCCACTCGAACCCCACCTGGTTTGTGGAGAATCCGCGCAACAAGCCCGACGAGGTTATCCGTGCGGTTACCGACAAGGGCGGGATGCTGGGCTGCTGCCTTTACCCGCTGGTCATCGGCGGGAAGAAGACGACCCTGGAACAGTTCTGCCAGATGATCGCGCGCCTGGTTGATGACCTCGGACCCGGGCGGGTTGGTTTGGGCAGTGACTGCACGCGCAACTGGGACAACGAGTATGTTGGCTGGTTACGCAACGGCCGCTGGCAACCACCGGGGGAGCACAAGGCCGCTTGGCCCGAGTGGCCCGAGTGGTTTGTGGGACCCGAGGACTTCCCCCGCTTGACCGATGGCCTGGTCAAGGTAGGACTCGACGAAAAAACCATCCGCGGTGTGCTCGGCGAGAACTGGCTGAGCCTCTTCGACGATGTATTCCCCGGAAGGAAAATCTGA